The following proteins come from a genomic window of Microbacterium lemovicicum:
- a CDS encoding ABC transporter substrate-binding protein — MSHRRPAVALLAIAAVTALTMSGCAASTDAATSDGGRGDKLALQFTGIPISLNPALAGGGGSVVYTALAYDPLIYLSGDGDLVPSLATEWSFRDADNTQLELTIRDGVTFQDGAELDAQSVADSMNYFMGAGGGQVPTVGPIDTITAEDDDTVLITYASPYPAGPSKLTQLNQLGLIIGPEGVKNPESLLTTMDGTGQYRYNPDTSVAESSYVYDRWDGYWNTDAQKYDQISIQVIGDPNAVISAATTGQVQFAGGGADTAEAATAAGLSLLSAPYFNYGLIVLDRDGTIVPALGDEKVRQAMAYAIDRDAIVSARGGDEFATALSQLTTDQEVGHVADAGFDYDLDAAKKLMAESGYPDGFSMTLLSETPLDNQSLITQTAIAHLGEIGVDVTLDVASAIPDFIGKAGSKQYPAIIWPIVGDVASDYSQTFTGPGFTNAFGVTDPELAELTQAAILATGDGKDAAEQAVTERSNELAWFLPLIATNNVYYISPDVKNVRVSTLNPNPIPVAPSADLAWSPAS; from the coding sequence ATGTCACACCGACGCCCTGCCGTGGCGCTGCTCGCCATCGCCGCGGTCACCGCGCTGACGATGTCAGGCTGTGCCGCCTCGACCGATGCCGCCACCTCGGACGGAGGCCGCGGCGACAAGCTCGCCCTCCAGTTCACCGGCATCCCCATCAGCCTCAACCCCGCGCTCGCCGGCGGTGGCGGCAGCGTCGTCTACACGGCGCTGGCCTACGACCCGCTCATCTACTTGAGCGGCGACGGCGACCTCGTGCCCAGTCTGGCGACCGAGTGGTCGTTCCGCGACGCCGACAACACCCAGCTCGAGCTCACCATCCGCGACGGCGTGACCTTCCAGGACGGCGCCGAGCTCGACGCGCAGTCCGTGGCCGACTCGATGAACTACTTCATGGGCGCGGGCGGCGGCCAGGTTCCCACCGTCGGCCCGATCGACACGATCACCGCCGAGGACGACGACACCGTCCTCATCACCTACGCCAGCCCGTACCCCGCCGGGCCGTCCAAGCTCACGCAGCTGAACCAGCTCGGGCTCATCATCGGACCGGAGGGCGTGAAGAACCCCGAGTCGCTCCTGACCACGATGGACGGCACCGGTCAGTACCGCTACAACCCCGACACGTCCGTCGCCGAGTCCAGCTACGTGTACGACCGCTGGGACGGCTACTGGAACACCGACGCGCAGAAGTACGACCAGATCTCCATCCAGGTCATCGGAGACCCCAACGCGGTCATCTCCGCGGCCACGACCGGCCAGGTGCAGTTCGCCGGCGGCGGGGCCGACACGGCGGAGGCCGCGACGGCGGCGGGCCTTTCCCTGCTGTCCGCGCCGTACTTCAACTACGGCCTCATCGTGCTCGACCGCGACGGGACCATCGTGCCGGCGCTGGGCGACGAGAAGGTGCGCCAGGCGATGGCCTACGCGATTGACCGCGATGCGATCGTCTCGGCTCGCGGCGGCGACGAGTTCGCCACCGCGCTCAGCCAGCTGACGACCGACCAGGAGGTCGGTCACGTCGCCGATGCCGGCTTCGACTACGACCTCGACGCGGCCAAGAAGCTGATGGCCGAGTCGGGCTACCCCGACGGCTTCTCGATGACGCTCCTGTCCGAGACGCCGCTCGACAACCAGTCGCTCATCACGCAGACCGCGATCGCCCACCTGGGCGAGATCGGCGTGGACGTCACGCTCGACGTCGCCAGCGCGATCCCCGACTTCATCGGCAAGGCCGGCAGCAAGCAGTACCCCGCCATCATCTGGCCGATCGTCGGCGACGTCGCCTCGGACTACTCCCAGACCTTCACCGGCCCGGGCTTCACGAACGCCTTCGGCGTGACCGACCCCGAGCTGGCGGAGCTCACGCAGGCCGCGATCCTGGCGACCGGAGACGGCAAGGATGCTGCGGAGCAGGCTGTCACGGAACGCTCCAACGAGCTGGCGTGGTTCCTGCCGCTGATCGCGACGAACAACGTGTACTACATCTCGCCGGACGTGAAGAACGTGCGCGTCTCGACGCTGAACCCGAACCCGATCCCGGTCGCGCCCTCCGCCGACCTGGCCTGGTCCCCGGCATCCTGA
- a CDS encoding ABC transporter permease, whose amino-acid sequence MTLLVIRRVLMSIVLIFVSTLTIFVLMSLVPGDAAQTILGENATPQSVDYLREQLGLNQPLWQQYGNWVLGVLRGDLGKSIYSGEPVTKLVGGRMGVTFALMIGSTVAIAILGIVIGLASALREGWIGRTIDALSLVGFALPSFWIAIVLVAIFAVGLRLFPATGYVPPAAGTGPWLNSLVLPVAALSLGGVTVIAKQMRDSARRELERDYVRVLRSTGVSETRIVLLHVLRNASIPTTTLIGLMAVGALSGAVFIENVFVLPGLGSLVTSAATRHDLPVILGVGVAFTAIVIVINLAVDLAYASLNPKVRQSR is encoded by the coding sequence ATGACGCTGCTGGTGATCCGCCGCGTGCTGATGTCGATCGTGCTGATCTTCGTCTCGACGCTGACGATCTTCGTGCTCATGTCGCTGGTCCCCGGAGATGCGGCCCAGACGATCCTCGGCGAGAACGCCACGCCCCAGTCGGTCGACTACCTGCGAGAGCAGCTCGGCCTGAACCAGCCCCTCTGGCAGCAGTACGGGAACTGGGTGCTCGGCGTGCTGCGCGGCGACCTCGGGAAGTCGATCTACAGCGGCGAGCCGGTGACCAAGCTCGTCGGCGGCCGCATGGGCGTCACGTTCGCGCTCATGATCGGCTCGACGGTGGCCATCGCGATCCTCGGCATCGTGATCGGTCTGGCCAGCGCGCTGCGGGAAGGCTGGATCGGACGCACGATCGACGCCCTGTCGCTCGTGGGCTTCGCGCTGCCGAGCTTCTGGATCGCGATCGTGCTGGTGGCGATCTTCGCCGTGGGACTCCGCCTGTTCCCCGCGACCGGGTACGTCCCCCCGGCCGCGGGGACGGGCCCCTGGCTCAACTCGCTGGTGCTGCCGGTCGCGGCGCTCTCGCTCGGCGGGGTGACGGTCATCGCGAAGCAGATGCGCGACTCGGCCCGCCGCGAGCTGGAGCGCGACTACGTGCGGGTGCTGCGATCGACCGGCGTCTCGGAGACGCGCATCGTGCTGCTGCACGTGCTGCGCAACGCCTCCATCCCCACCACCACCCTCATCGGGCTCATGGCCGTCGGCGCGCTCAGCGGCGCGGTCTTCATCGAGAACGTCTTCGTCCTCCCCGGCCTCGGCAGCCTCGTCACCTCGGCGGCGACCCGGCACGACCTGCCGGTGATCCTCGGTGTGGGCGTGGCCTTCACCGCGATCGTCATCGTGATCAACCTCGCCGTCGACCTCGCCTACGCCTCCCTGAACCCGAAAGTGCGCCAGAGCCGATGA
- a CDS encoding alpha/beta hydrolase domain-containing protein, with protein sequence MKPSARSVTFLDGARAPFGTAALSPGAEVPAASRLTIDLDGARYVEEEFLLSGSAGTWETGDPGAPRRRDDGIPYRTRLLVRRPSSLRDATGVTHVEPLHPHRDAGLTWDALAPHLLRRGDAWVGVTVFPDVARLMRDQLDPGRYGQLLVPGLGTEWDVLSDALGAVRENALGALETRRIVLSGWSATGSVCRVFAREGFATARGGLVDGIAIVISSGGAGPAGYPPLTPDAAMVDLADPRRTVRDVGVPVFEILSETESETHRAQLRDDSDDAGDTYRLYQLAGAAHIEDWPGRHATNAQTLAAAGHADGAVPMREALTDARSDLVVRALFDRLVDAIDGHAAPRAPRFAYETGDVPEERMLRRDADGNVLGGIRTPWIEAALAAYAPHGTPAAEGSGPDWTPMANAGFAARLTGTMTPFPPAEVRQRFPSRESYREAFTASTDVLLADRMLLADDAGELISAATRRWEAAAGAGDATAVPSPEAGV encoded by the coding sequence ATGAAACCCTCTGCCCGGTCCGTCACGTTCCTCGACGGCGCGCGTGCGCCGTTCGGCACCGCCGCCCTGTCGCCGGGCGCCGAGGTCCCCGCCGCCTCCCGCCTCACGATCGATCTCGACGGTGCCCGCTACGTCGAGGAGGAGTTCCTGCTGTCCGGCTCCGCGGGAACCTGGGAGACGGGCGACCCCGGCGCTCCGCGGCGACGGGACGACGGCATCCCGTATCGCACCCGTTTGCTGGTGCGACGGCCCTCGTCGCTCCGCGATGCCACCGGTGTGACGCACGTCGAGCCGCTGCATCCGCACCGCGACGCCGGTCTCACCTGGGACGCGCTCGCACCGCATCTCCTCCGCCGCGGCGACGCGTGGGTCGGGGTCACGGTGTTCCCCGACGTCGCACGGCTCATGCGCGATCAGCTCGATCCCGGCCGTTACGGGCAGCTGCTCGTGCCGGGGCTCGGCACGGAGTGGGACGTGCTGTCCGACGCGCTCGGCGCGGTCCGCGAGAACGCGCTCGGCGCACTCGAGACCCGGCGGATCGTGCTGTCGGGCTGGTCGGCGACGGGCAGCGTCTGCCGGGTCTTCGCACGCGAGGGCTTCGCGACCGCGCGCGGCGGGCTCGTCGACGGCATCGCCATCGTCATCTCGTCGGGCGGGGCCGGGCCCGCCGGGTACCCACCCCTCACCCCGGATGCCGCGATGGTCGACCTGGCCGACCCGCGGCGGACGGTGCGCGACGTGGGCGTGCCCGTCTTCGAGATCCTCAGCGAGACCGAGTCCGAGACGCATCGCGCACAGCTGCGCGACGACTCTGACGACGCGGGCGACACCTACCGCCTCTACCAGCTGGCCGGCGCCGCGCACATCGAGGACTGGCCCGGACGCCACGCCACCAACGCGCAGACGCTCGCCGCGGCGGGTCACGCCGACGGCGCCGTGCCGATGCGGGAGGCGCTGACCGACGCCCGCTCCGACCTCGTCGTACGGGCCCTCTTCGACCGGCTCGTAGACGCGATCGACGGCCATGCCGCACCCCGCGCTCCCCGGTTCGCCTACGAGACGGGCGACGTGCCGGAGGAGCGGATGCTGCGGCGCGACGCCGACGGCAACGTGCTCGGCGGCATCCGCACGCCCTGGATCGAGGCCGCCCTCGCGGCCTACGCCCCGCACGGCACGCCCGCCGCCGAGGGGTCGGGACCCGACTGGACGCCGATGGCGAATGCCGGATTCGCGGCACGGCTGACAGGGACCATGACGCCGTTCCCCCCGGCGGAGGTGCGCCAACGGTTCCCGTCGCGGGAGTCCTATCGGGAGGCGTTCACCGCGTCGACCGACGTGCTGCTGGCCGATCGGATGCTGCTCGCTGACGATGCGGGCGAGCTGATCTCGGCGGCGACGAGGCGGTGGGAGGCGGCAGCGGGTGCGGGCGATGCGACGGCCGTCCCCTCGCCGGAAGCGGGCGTCTGA
- a CDS encoding alpha/beta fold hydrolase, translated as MPHMPVDDVSLWYDEFSGEGMPILASASSFEPGGYPEILSRDPLGRRVIQIQARGWGRSTHLAETPPDGWLDTWADDVCRVADELGIDRFVYTGVSHGAGIGWHLARRHPERLAALISVVGAPHDRAGGTASSAGRAAVIAGRKDPEVIRAQFGKLAGWTDEPRREAGREHMFRRMIDTFAGQSEEEARINQGKPFPEARTDEELAEIFRSIRVPVLILGALRDGVISPEATLRAAVNVRGAKAVLWEDEGHMMAGESPARLAREVAVFLSEIEGSAHPADGIVSDTFAP; from the coding sequence ATGCCCCACATGCCCGTCGACGACGTGTCGCTCTGGTACGACGAGTTCTCCGGAGAGGGGATGCCCATTCTGGCCAGCGCCTCGTCGTTCGAGCCCGGCGGCTACCCCGAGATCCTCTCGCGCGACCCGCTCGGCCGCCGCGTCATCCAGATCCAGGCCCGCGGATGGGGACGCTCGACCCACCTCGCAGAGACCCCGCCCGACGGCTGGCTCGATACGTGGGCCGACGACGTCTGCCGCGTCGCCGATGAGCTCGGCATCGACAGGTTCGTCTACACGGGCGTCTCGCACGGCGCGGGCATCGGCTGGCACCTCGCCCGTCGGCATCCCGAGCGCCTCGCGGCACTCATCTCTGTCGTCGGCGCCCCGCACGACCGCGCGGGCGGCACCGCCAGCTCGGCCGGCCGCGCCGCCGTCATCGCCGGCCGCAAGGACCCCGAGGTGATCCGCGCGCAGTTCGGGAAGCTCGCGGGCTGGACCGATGAGCCGCGCCGCGAGGCCGGCCGCGAGCACATGTTCCGCCGCATGATCGACACCTTCGCCGGCCAGTCGGAGGAGGAGGCGCGCATCAACCAGGGCAAGCCCTTCCCCGAGGCGCGCACCGACGAGGAGCTCGCCGAGATCTTCCGCTCCATCCGGGTGCCGGTGCTGATCCTGGGGGCCCTGCGCGACGGCGTCATCAGTCCGGAGGCGACGCTGCGCGCCGCCGTCAACGTGCGCGGGGCCAAGGCCGTCCTCTGGGAGGACGAGGGCCACATGATGGCGGGCGAGAGCCCGGCCCGCCTGGCGAGGGAGGTCGCCGTGTTCCTGTCCGAGATCGAGGGTTCCGCCCATCCCGCCGACGGCATCGTCTCGGATACCTTCGCTCCATGA
- a CDS encoding SDR family NAD(P)-dependent oxidoreductase has protein sequence MLIDLTGRTAVVTGSTAGIGFAIARGLAGAGARVVVNGRSPETADAAARRIREEVPAASVLSVAADVTTEDGARRLVDEAGDVDVLVNNLGIFGATPALEIGDEEWRRYFDVNVLAAVRLIRLVLPGMMERGWGRVLNIASDSAVVIPAEMIHYGVSKTALLGVSRGFAKAAAGTGVTVNSVIAGPTHTGGVEDFVYELVDRDLPWDEAQREFMRIHRPQSLLQRLIEPEEIANMVVYLASPLASATTGGALRVDGGYVDSILP, from the coding sequence ATGCTGATCGATCTCACCGGCCGGACGGCCGTCGTCACCGGATCCACGGCCGGCATCGGCTTCGCCATCGCCCGCGGGCTGGCCGGGGCCGGCGCGCGGGTCGTCGTCAACGGCCGCTCCCCGGAGACGGCGGATGCTGCGGCCCGGCGCATCCGCGAGGAGGTTCCCGCGGCATCCGTCCTCTCCGTCGCCGCCGACGTCACGACCGAGGACGGCGCGCGCAGGCTCGTCGACGAGGCCGGCGATGTGGACGTGCTGGTCAACAACCTCGGCATCTTCGGCGCGACACCCGCGCTGGAGATCGGCGACGAGGAGTGGCGGCGGTACTTCGACGTGAACGTGCTCGCCGCCGTGCGGCTGATCCGCCTGGTGCTGCCCGGGATGATGGAGCGCGGATGGGGTCGCGTGCTGAACATCGCGAGCGATTCGGCGGTCGTGATCCCGGCGGAGATGATCCACTACGGCGTCTCCAAGACGGCGCTGCTCGGCGTCTCGCGGGGCTTCGCGAAGGCCGCCGCGGGCACGGGTGTCACGGTCAACTCGGTGATCGCCGGTCCGACGCACACCGGCGGCGTCGAGGACTTCGTCTACGAGCTGGTCGATCGCGATCTGCCGTGGGACGAGGCGCAGCGCGAGTTCATGCGAATCCATCGACCGCAGTCTCTGCTGCAGCGTCTCATCGAGCCCGAGGAGATCGCGAACATGGTGGTCTACCTCGCCTCACCGCTGGCCTCGGCCACGACGGGCGGAGCGCTGCGGGTCGACGGCGGCTACGTCGACTCGATCCTGCCGTAG
- a CDS encoding dipeptide/oligopeptide/nickel ABC transporter permease/ATP-binding protein, translated as MTSPTLPVLAGEPAPVTRPVSTGRPPSASLTRALLRKPLGVAALVVVLLLVLAAIFAPLLSPWDPLAQDPSVARQGPSALHWLGTDLLGRDLLTRIMYGGRDSLLGVAEALLVMLVISVPVGILAAYIRGAFDRAVLSVIDIVMSIPAILITLASLAIFNNSMLAAMITIGALASAAFTRVFRSAVLALRQEPFVQAAVVTGLPTRLILFRHVLPQARGTILVQASLFAAATLGIQTGLSFLAFGPPPPAPTWGGMVAEAASAIQSFPWMFVPTGGVIVIATLALGLLGDALRDVTAEQVQQRGAPTRAVRAPRDAARPADAVEARRHAADPLLAVDELTVAFGGGREPLTVVDGVTFDVGRGEILGIVGESGSGKTVTALATIGLLGRGGRVTGGTVSFEGQTISGDAAAMKAVRGSGIAYISQEPLVALDPSFTVGFQIVEVVRRHDRTSRADARRRAIELLVSMRLPDPERVFRSYPHQISGGMAQRVVIAKALAGRPRLLIADEPTTALDVTVQAEILSLLSSLRDETGMSIILVTHDWGVVAETCDRTLVMYAGQLVEEAGVDALLGAPRHPYTRGLLASDPHGARRGDILPTIGGVVPPPGSWPDGCRFAARCPLSTPECSSGPIALREAGAERVSRCIRIGALVDEEVRA; from the coding sequence ATGACGTCGCCCACCCTCCCCGTCCTGGCCGGCGAGCCGGCCCCGGTCACGCGTCCGGTCTCCACGGGCCGGCCGCCGTCGGCCTCCCTGACCCGGGCGCTGCTGCGCAAGCCGCTCGGCGTCGCCGCGCTCGTCGTGGTGCTCCTCCTGGTGCTCGCGGCGATCTTCGCCCCGCTGCTGTCGCCGTGGGATCCGCTGGCCCAGGACCCGTCCGTCGCCCGCCAGGGGCCGTCGGCGCTGCACTGGCTCGGCACCGACCTCCTCGGCCGCGACCTCCTCACCCGCATCATGTACGGCGGGCGCGACTCGCTCCTGGGCGTCGCGGAGGCACTGCTGGTGATGCTCGTCATCTCCGTGCCCGTCGGCATCCTCGCCGCCTACATCCGCGGCGCCTTCGACCGCGCGGTGCTGTCGGTCATCGACATCGTGATGTCGATCCCCGCCATCCTGATCACGCTCGCGTCGCTGGCGATCTTCAACAACAGCATGCTCGCCGCCATGATCACGATCGGCGCGCTCGCCTCGGCGGCGTTCACCCGCGTGTTCCGCAGCGCCGTGCTGGCACTGCGGCAGGAGCCGTTCGTGCAGGCCGCCGTCGTGACCGGCCTGCCGACCCGGCTCATCCTGTTCCGGCACGTGCTGCCCCAGGCGCGGGGCACCATCCTCGTGCAGGCGTCGCTGTTCGCCGCGGCCACCCTCGGCATCCAGACCGGTCTGTCGTTCCTGGCCTTCGGGCCGCCCCCGCCGGCGCCCACCTGGGGCGGGATGGTCGCCGAGGCGGCCTCCGCGATCCAGTCCTTCCCCTGGATGTTCGTGCCCACCGGCGGCGTCATCGTCATCGCGACCCTCGCGCTCGGCCTCCTCGGCGACGCCCTGCGCGACGTGACCGCCGAGCAGGTGCAGCAGCGCGGCGCCCCGACGCGTGCCGTCCGCGCACCCCGCGACGCCGCCCGCCCCGCCGACGCGGTCGAGGCCCGTCGCCACGCCGCCGACCCGCTGCTCGCGGTCGACGAGCTCACCGTCGCCTTCGGCGGGGGGCGCGAGCCGCTCACCGTCGTCGACGGCGTGACCTTCGACGTCGGTCGCGGCGAGATCCTCGGCATCGTCGGCGAGTCCGGCAGCGGCAAGACCGTCACCGCGCTGGCGACCATCGGCCTCCTCGGCCGCGGCGGCCGCGTGACGGGCGGCACCGTGTCGTTCGAGGGGCAGACCATCTCCGGCGACGCCGCGGCGATGAAGGCCGTCCGCGGCAGCGGCATCGCGTACATCTCGCAGGAGCCGCTCGTGGCCCTCGACCCCTCGTTCACCGTCGGCTTCCAGATCGTCGAGGTCGTGCGCCGCCACGACCGGACGTCTCGCGCCGACGCGCGCCGCCGGGCGATCGAGCTGCTCGTCTCGATGCGCCTGCCCGACCCCGAGCGCGTCTTCCGCAGCTACCCGCACCAGATCTCCGGCGGCATGGCCCAGCGCGTCGTCATCGCGAAGGCCCTCGCGGGCCGCCCGCGTCTGCTCATCGCCGACGAGCCCACGACGGCCCTCGACGTGACCGTGCAGGCCGAGATCCTCTCCCTCCTCTCGAGCCTCCGTGACGAGACGGGCATGTCGATCATCCTCGTCACCCACGACTGGGGCGTCGTGGCCGAGACGTGCGACCGCACGCTGGTGATGTACGCCGGCCAGCTGGTTGAGGAGGCCGGCGTCGACGCCCTGCTGGGCGCCCCCCGCCATCCGTACACGCGCGGGCTCCTCGCCTCCGACCCGCACGGCGCGCGCCGCGGCGACATCCTCCCCACCATCGGCGGCGTCGTGCCGCCGCCCGGATCCTGGCCCGACGGCTGCCGCTTCGCCGCGCGCTGCCCGCTGTCCACCCCCGAGTGCTCCTCCGGCCCCATCGCCCTGCGCGAGGCCGGAGCGGAGCGGGTGAGCCGCTGCATCCGCATCGGCGCCCTCGTCGACGAGGAGGTCCGCGCATGA
- a CDS encoding ABC transporter ATP-binding protein: protein MSDTTPVLEVRDIRVDYGAGRKRSTAVEGVGFEVRRGRTLGLVGESGSGKTTIGMAVLGLVPVAAGEIRFLGQPVHDVSAKRRRELGKVRQVIFQDPYSSLDPLRTIGYSLMEPARFHGMTADAAASRARELVATVGLDEGALVRYPAQFSGGQRQRIAIARALMTDPEFIVCDEPVSALDLSVQADVMNLLTRLQRELALSLLFISHDLAIVRQISDEVVVLRGGRIIESGPTEQLFADPREDYTRALLESVPQAGHASRRSAPLPQEETR from the coding sequence ATGAGCGACACCACCCCCGTGCTGGAGGTGCGCGACATCCGCGTCGACTACGGCGCCGGCCGCAAGCGCTCGACGGCCGTCGAGGGCGTCGGCTTCGAGGTGCGCCGCGGGCGCACGCTCGGCCTCGTGGGCGAGTCGGGCTCGGGCAAGACCACGATCGGCATGGCCGTGCTCGGCCTCGTGCCGGTCGCCGCGGGCGAGATCCGCTTCCTCGGTCAGCCGGTCCACGACGTCTCCGCGAAGCGCCGGCGCGAGCTCGGCAAGGTGCGGCAGGTCATCTTCCAGGACCCCTACAGCTCCCTCGACCCGCTGCGCACCATCGGCTACAGCCTCATGGAGCCGGCACGGTTCCACGGCATGACGGCGGATGCCGCGGCATCCCGTGCCCGTGAGCTCGTCGCCACGGTCGGACTCGACGAGGGCGCGCTGGTGCGGTATCCCGCTCAGTTCTCCGGTGGCCAGCGCCAGCGGATCGCGATCGCCCGGGCCCTCATGACCGACCCCGAGTTCATCGTCTGCGACGAGCCGGTCAGCGCGCTCGACCTCTCGGTGCAGGCCGACGTGATGAACCTGCTCACGCGTCTGCAGCGCGAGCTCGCACTGAGCCTGCTGTTCATCTCGCACGACCTCGCGATCGTGCGCCAGATCTCCGACGAGGTCGTCGTGCTGCGCGGGGGCCGGATCATCGAGTCGGGCCCCACCGAGCAGCTGTTCGCCGACCCGCGCGAGGACTACACGCGCGCGCTGCTGGAGTCCGTGCCCCAGGCGGGGCACGCCTCCCGCCGCTCCGCCCCGCTCCCCCAGGAAGAGACCCGCTGA
- a CDS encoding CapA family protein: MTAQPLVIAAVGDLIVDQPEPGRFFRDVTAHLRAADLAIGHIEVPHSTTTEVTSVDVPAPPADPRHLAAVADAGFGVVTLAGNHIYDSGATGIADTIAAAARVGMVTAGAGADLPAAKRPAVREIAGRRVGVVSYNCVGPRESWATSRKAGCAAVDVLTHYEMRNANPGGPPRVRTFCDPASLQAFRDDIAAVAAETDVLVVALHKGLVHTPARLADYETEIAHAAIDAGAHAVIGHHAHIGRGVELYRQRPIFHGLGNFVTVTDALTPSHDSSEEAAAWAAGRAEVFGFVPDPAMPAYPFHPESRHTMIARLTIGDEVAASFVPCWIEDDGRPVPHGRDARGEQILEYVRSISARAGLITRYDWDGDLIRVH, translated from the coding sequence GTGACCGCGCAGCCTCTCGTCATCGCCGCCGTCGGCGACCTCATCGTCGATCAGCCTGAGCCTGGCCGGTTCTTCCGCGACGTGACCGCACATCTCCGAGCGGCCGATCTCGCGATCGGCCACATCGAGGTGCCGCACTCGACGACGACCGAGGTGACGAGCGTCGACGTGCCCGCCCCGCCCGCCGACCCGAGGCACCTCGCCGCGGTCGCCGACGCCGGCTTCGGCGTGGTCACGCTCGCCGGCAACCACATCTACGACTCCGGTGCGACCGGCATCGCCGACACGATCGCCGCGGCCGCCCGCGTCGGCATGGTCACGGCCGGCGCCGGTGCAGACCTCCCCGCCGCGAAGCGGCCCGCGGTGCGGGAGATCGCCGGTCGCCGCGTGGGCGTGGTCAGCTACAACTGCGTCGGGCCCCGCGAGTCGTGGGCGACGAGCCGCAAGGCCGGCTGCGCCGCCGTCGACGTGCTCACCCACTACGAGATGCGCAACGCGAATCCCGGCGGACCCCCGCGCGTCCGCACCTTCTGCGACCCGGCGTCGCTGCAGGCCTTCCGCGACGACATCGCCGCGGTCGCCGCCGAGACCGACGTCCTCGTCGTCGCCCTCCACAAGGGGCTCGTCCACACGCCCGCGCGGCTGGCGGACTACGAGACCGAGATCGCCCATGCCGCGATCGACGCGGGGGCGCACGCCGTCATCGGCCACCACGCGCACATCGGCCGCGGGGTCGAGCTCTACCGGCAGCGGCCGATCTTCCACGGCCTGGGCAACTTCGTGACGGTGACCGACGCCCTCACCCCGTCGCACGACTCGTCCGAGGAGGCCGCGGCCTGGGCGGCCGGCCGCGCCGAGGTGTTCGGCTTCGTCCCCGACCCGGCGATGCCCGCGTACCCCTTCCATCCCGAGAGCCGGCACACGATGATCGCCCGGCTGACGATCGGAGACGAGGTCGCCGCCTCCTTCGTCCCCTGCTGGATCGAGGACGACGGCCGGCCCGTCCCGCACGGCCGCGACGCCCGCGGCGAGCAGATCCTGGAGTACGTCCGCTCCATCTCCGCCCGCGCCGGGCTGATCACGCGCTACGACTGGGACGGCGACCTCATCCGCGTCCACTGA